One genomic segment of Vulgatibacter sp. includes these proteins:
- a CDS encoding FIST signal transduction protein, translating to MARVELHSARTSERDPVRAAEALVSQLGGATPKLVNLFHSRDRDAGALNRALRERLPKSCRLVGATTAGEIDRDGIHEGTAVIGALSGDFEVGLGLGAGLSVDAVGAGNRAIERAAAELGTRPADLDPRKYVAMVIDDGFRYRKEELLLGVLERNQALIVVGGGAADHEGDPEKQSALLHLDGEVVTDAVITTLVRTDAPWAALRSHWYEPTGQMIRVTKTDATCKRVLEIDGKPAAARYAELLDVPVEELEFGSPTGFGVRPTAMKVGREYFMRAPWKPLPDGSILFANLMHEDTELELMRLGDMVGLTRRFFEQELPARVPNPQAAIHFHCSGRMWMAGAMGQVGALSEAFRAAPPSAGFNCHFELYSGFHINTTLTMLAFGSNE from the coding sequence ATGGCCAGGGTAGAGCTCCATTCCGCACGCACGAGCGAGCGGGATCCCGTCCGCGCAGCAGAAGCACTCGTCTCCCAGCTCGGCGGCGCCACGCCGAAGCTGGTGAACCTCTTCCACTCCCGCGATCGCGACGCGGGGGCCCTCAACCGGGCCCTGCGCGAGCGGTTGCCGAAGAGCTGCCGGCTCGTCGGCGCCACCACCGCCGGCGAGATCGATCGCGACGGGATCCACGAGGGCACCGCCGTGATCGGCGCGCTCTCCGGGGATTTCGAGGTGGGGCTCGGTCTCGGCGCCGGCCTCTCCGTCGATGCGGTGGGGGCAGGCAACCGCGCCATCGAGCGGGCAGCGGCGGAGCTGGGGACGAGGCCCGCCGATCTGGACCCGCGCAAATACGTGGCGATGGTCATCGACGACGGCTTCCGCTACCGCAAGGAGGAGCTCCTCCTCGGCGTGCTGGAGCGCAACCAGGCGCTCATCGTGGTGGGCGGCGGCGCCGCCGATCACGAGGGCGATCCGGAGAAGCAGTCGGCGCTGCTCCACCTCGACGGCGAGGTGGTCACCGACGCGGTGATCACCACCCTGGTGCGCACCGACGCCCCGTGGGCGGCGCTGCGCTCCCATTGGTACGAGCCCACCGGCCAGATGATCCGGGTCACGAAGACCGACGCCACCTGCAAGCGGGTCCTCGAGATCGACGGCAAGCCCGCCGCCGCGCGCTACGCCGAGCTCCTCGACGTGCCCGTGGAGGAGCTCGAATTCGGCTCGCCCACCGGCTTCGGCGTGCGGCCCACGGCGATGAAGGTGGGCCGCGAGTATTTCATGCGGGCGCCGTGGAAGCCGCTGCCGGACGGCTCGATCCTCTTCGCCAACCTGATGCACGAAGACACCGAGCTCGAGCTGATGCGGCTCGGCGACATGGTGGGGCTCACCCGCCGCTTCTTCGAGCAGGAGCTGCCGGCGCGCGTTCCGAACCCGCAGGCGGCGATCCACTTCCACTGCAGCGGCCGGATGTGGATGGCGGGGGCGATGGGGCAGGTGGGCGCGCTCTCCGAGGCATTCCGCGCGGCGCCGCCCAGCGCCGGTTTCAACTGCCACTTCGAGCTCTACTCGGGCTTCCACATCAACACCACGCTCACCATGCTGGCCTTCGGATCGAACGAATGA